GGCTCGATGCCCGGCCCCGCAACGATCAAAGGCACGCGGGTCGAGCGGTCCCAGAACGTGAATTTCGTCCAGTGGCTCTTCTCGCCCAAGTGAAAGCCGTGGTCGCTGGCGAAGACGACGAGCGTGTCGTCGCGATGCGGGCTGGCTTCGAGGGCGTCGAGCACGCGGCCGACCGCCGCGTCGGCGAAGGTAGTCGACGCGTAGTAGGCCTGGATTGCCTGCTTCCAGCGATCGTTTTTACGGATGGCGTTGTTGAGCCCGGTCCGCAACGCGAAGCGTCGGCCACGGTCGGGCAAGTCGTCGACGTCGCGGGAGCGTACACCCGAGGGCCAGTCGATTTCGTCCAGCGGATACTCGTCGAAGTACGGCTCGGGCGCGACGAACGGCAGGTGCGGCCGGTAGATACCACACGCCAAGAAGAAAGGCCGATCGCGTTCTCGGCCCAGGAAGTCCGCGGCGTAGTCGGCGTTGCGGAAGTCGCCGGTTTCTATGTCTGGCGTACCGGTCCGCCCCCACCAGAAGCTCTTGCCCCAGTAAGTCGTCACTTCGCCTGCGTGCCAGTTATTGAGCGGAGGCTTCGGAGTCGGCGTACCTACGGGGATTGGGGCGTACTGGCCCCAGGAGTGTGGACGGTCGAGAAGCTTGCGGCCGGGGTGACTGCGGTTCTCGAGCCAGCCGTGGTGGAACACCTTGCCCGCGGCGACGGTGATGTAGCCGTGGTTTTGGAAGTGCTGTGGCAGCGTGACGACGTCTTGGTTGCCGGGCACGTCGCGGAAGTAAGCCCGATTGTCGCGGACACCGGTATGGGGGGGCAGCATCCCGGTCAGAAAGCTGGTGCGCGAAGGGTTACAAACCGGGGCGTTGCAATGGGCGTTGGTGAAGAGCACCCCCCGGCCGGCGAGCCGGTCGATGTGAGGCGTGCGGGCTCCGCCATCCATGACGCCGATGTCGGTATTGAGATCGTCGACCAGGATCAGGAGTACGTTAAGTGACCGGTCGGAAAGCTTGGTCTGGGGCCACGCGGGCAAAGCGACGAAGAGTGCCGTGAGAGCCACGGACGCAAGAATCAGGCGAAAAGGTTTCATCACTATCCCTGGCTTGGAGAC
The nucleotide sequence above comes from Planctomycetota bacterium. Encoded proteins:
- a CDS encoding sulfatase — protein: MALTALFVALPAWPQTKLSDRSLNVLLILVDDLNTDIGVMDGGARTPHIDRLAGRGVLFTNAHCNAPVCNPSRTSFLTGMLPPHTGVRDNRAYFRDVPGNQDVVTLPQHFQNHGYITVAAGKVFHHGWLENRSHPGRKLLDRPHSWGQYAPIPVGTPTPKPPLNNWHAGEVTTYWGKSFWWGRTGTPDIETGDFRNADYAADFLGRERDRPFFLACGIYRPHLPFVAPEPYFDEYPLDEIDWPSGVRSRDVDDLPDRGRRFALRTGLNNAIRKNDRWKQAIQAYYASTTFADAAVGRVLDALEASPHRDDTLVVFASDHGFHLGEKSHWTKFTFWDRSTRVPLIVAGPGIEPGISPRTVSLVDLFPTLNEWIGLPAIDRHDGYSFARLLRDPAAEHDVIARVFQEPKDHEAIIDEDFRYIRYADGGEELYDRRIDPHDWHNLAEDPAYAKTLEHYRGLRFFGTSTQ